A portion of the Glycine max cultivar Williams 82 chromosome 10, Glycine_max_v4.0, whole genome shotgun sequence genome contains these proteins:
- the LOC100808387 gene encoding uncharacterized protein — protein MHFPILFLFLLPSLFKFSYSATILVDGSSEWKNPTVSIGDSIIFKHKQHYNLYIFKNEKAFKLCNITQATLLTNPYTWHPSRPGFFYFTFHNGSLKACQDSQKLAIEVTSSAMAPEVSPAPSSGGEVPSSPSFPWPFHPGQEASSPGPAPQAQAQASSPVTIPLVPDKGGGMPFINSNPAVPLPTGEVDSATIRPLPITSGHQGQVMIGSFGLHIALHTMALLLL, from the exons ATGCACTTCCccattctctttctcttccttctacCTTCACTCTTCAAGTTTTCATATTCAGCCACAATTCTAGTAGACGGATCTTCAGAGTGGAAGAACCCCACTGTTTCCATCGGTGACTCCATCA TTTTCAAGCACAAGCAACACTACAACCTCTACATTTTCAAGAACGAGAAAGCCTTCAAGCTCTGCAACATCACTCAAGCCACTCTTCTCACCAACCCCTACACG TGGCATCCATCTCGGCCTGGTTTCTTCTACTTCACCTTCCATAATGGGTCACTGAAAGCGTGCCAAGATTCTCAAAAGCTAGCCATAGAGGTAACTTCTTCAGCAATGGCTCCAGAAGTTTCTCCGGCTCCTTCTTCTGGTGGAGAGGTACCATCTTCTCCTTCGTTTCCATGGCCTTTTCATCCAGGACAAGAAGCTTCTTCACCTGGTCCTGCACCACAAGCACAAGCACAAGCAAGTTCGCCGGTGACAATTCCGTTAGTGCCGGATAAAGGTGGTGGCATGCCCTTCATTAACAGCAACCCTGCAGTTCCTCTACCTACTGGTGAAGTTGACTCTGCTACCATACGCCCCTTACCCATCACCTCTGGCCATCAAGGACAG GTGATGATTGGGTCATTTGGACTTCATATTGCATTGCACACCATGGCTTTACTGCTATTATAA
- the LOC100808917 gene encoding G-box-binding factor 4: MMASSNSRKSETSPSPAPQFTTTNFIPIPAAAAPKTVDDVWQEIVTGDRRECKEEALDDDDDDDNEMMTLEDFLAKADAVDDADHDHDHAHDHDPDYHNDDVKMPMPLTERLGSGTLFSFDHLPTTPFHDPSEGSVIGFGNGVEVIECGRGKRSRPVLEQLDKAAQQRQRRMIKNRESAARSRERKQAYQVELESLAVKLEEENDKLLKEKAERKKKRYKQLMEKVLPIAQKQKPPCILRRARSLQW; this comes from the exons ATGATGGCGTCTTCCAATTCACGAAAATCAGAAACTTCCCCTTCTCCCGCCCCGCAATTCACCACCACCAACTTCATCCCCATCCCCGCCGCCGCAGCCCCTAAAACCGTCGATGACGTGTGGCAGGAGATCGTGACCGGCGACCGCCGCGAGTGCAAGGAGGAGGCCctcgacgacgacgacgacgacgacaaCGAGATGATGACTCTCGAGGACTTCCTCGCCAAGGCCGACGCCGTGGACGACGCTGACCATGACCATGACCATGCCCATGACCACGACCCCGACTACCACAACGACGACGTCAAGATGCCAATGCCCCTCACCGAGAGGCTCGGCAGCGGCACCCTCTTCTCCTTCGACCACCTTCCCACGACGCCGTTTCACGACCCCTCCGAAGGCTCCGTCATAGGGTTCGGAAACGGCGTCGAGGTCATCGAATGCGGAAGGGGTAAAAGATCGCGTCCCGTTTTGGAGCAGTTGGATAAGGCCGCGCAACAGAGGCAGAGGAGGATGATCAAAAACAGAGAATCTGCTGCTAGGTCTAGGGAACGCAAACAG GCTTACCAAGTGGAATTGGAGTCTTTGGCGGTGAAACTAGAGGAGGAAAATGACAAGCTCTTGAAGGAAAAG gctgagaggaaaaagaagaggTACAAGCAG CTAATGGAAAAAGTACTCCCTATTGCGCAGAAGCAAAAGCCACCATGTATACTCCGTAGGGCTCGCTCCTTGCAATGGTAG
- the LOC102663162 gene encoding UPF0496 protein At1g20180: protein MPIVVVRDGVGIDGDGVLKNSDSDFGFNGFMLLFVWAVHMIHVKERRDDPKSINFHEEYNSVLRTKSYVNFFNKVQLLANQPSSNDNHNKFSEILLEPCQETITSILDSATLSMTPELKNLMLSYFDISAEASQICCHLLKSINQLHSNYQFIQRALDIMDGDSLETFDLITFGLNSFNYSNNPFSNLKNHDFKLITDKLSSILHHLKSMRKKVGRKIKLMKYLKNTSEVCVTAACGIVAITAMVIAAHTLTAVIMGPAILSFPFKHFKRKLRAYEFSGKGSQSKVYDQLGIAAKGTYILNRDFDTMSRLVARLHDEIEHSRAMVQLCLDRKEDKFSLQVVKELKKSDVRFRKQVEELEEHACLCLVAINQARTLLQHIAGVLGTFYRLTASREQRELHP from the exons ATGCCGATAGTGGTGGTGCGGGATGGTGTTGGTATTGACGGCGACGGCGTT TTGAAgaattctgattctgattttggcTTTAACGGTTTTATGTTGTTGTTCGTGTGGGCTGTGCATATGATTC atgtgAAGGAACGTAGAGATGACCCAAAAAGCATCAACTTCCATGAGGAGTACAATAGTGTATTAAGGACAAAATCCTATGTTAATTTCTTCAATAAAGTTCAATTACTTGCAAACCAACCTTCCTCTAATGACAACCATAACAAATTTTCAGAAATCCTCCTTGAACCTTGCCAAGAAACTATAACTTCCATTCTTGATTCAGCAACCCTTTCAATGACACCAGAACTCAAAAACCTCATGCTCAGTTACTTTGACATTAGTGCAGAGGCCTCACAGATTTGCTGTCATCTTCTCAAAAGCATCAACCAACTCCACTCCAATTATCAGTTTATTCAAAGGGCACTAGACATTATGGATGGCGACTCTTTGGAAACTTTTGACCTAATCACCTTCGGGCTTAACTCATTCAATTACTCAAATAACCCTTTTTCAAACCTTAAAAACCATGACTTCAAGCTCATCACTGATAAGCTCTCATCAATATTGCACCATCTAAAGTCAATGAGAAAAAAAGTGGGAAGGAAAATTAAGCTTATGAAGTATTTGAAGAATACATCTGAGGTTTGTGTCACAGCAGCTTGTGGCATAGTGGCAATCACAGCCATGGTTATAGCAGCACATACTCTAACAGCAGTTATTATGGGACCAGCAATTCTTAGTTTTCCATTTAAGCATTTTAAGAGGAAGCTTAGAGCCTATGAATTTTCAGGAAAAGGGTCTCAGAGTAAAGTTTATGATCAGCTTGGTATAGCAGCAAAGGGAACTTATATATTGAATAGAGACTTTGACACAATGAGTAGACTTGTAGCTAGGCTTCATGATGAAATTGAGCATAGCAGGGCAATGGTGCAATTATGTTTGGACAGGAAAGAGGACAAATTCTCTTTGCAGGTGGTGAAGGAGCTTAAGAAAAGTGATGTTCGGTTCAGGAAACAAGTGGAAGAACTTGAAGAACATGCGTGCTTGTGCCTTGTAGCAATAAACCAGGCAAGGACCTTG